The following coding sequences are from one Komagataeibacter sp. FNDCR2 window:
- a CDS encoding replication protein RepA → MSELHQILESYGRQRALDFDFERPEIEAAAMYMADEDSGIGFLYSGWCQAALPHRRLPDDKGWQLSSDQVCLIIQPGMKRGSEGEPVPVGVPYGSRARLILIYMQSEAIRTNSRDIELGKSLRSWMNRMGIPIGGKNLQIVREQAERLSRCRLSFEVVRGAARGLSNQSIVDSAIFLEADADGNSNQQFMQKARLSEGFFEGLKKHPVPLEEAAIKALSNNSMALDIYCWLAYRLHSLTSPTPISWTALKIQFGASYSQLNNFRSRFIPNLNLALAVYPRARITEMDQRKGLVLHPTPPPVRKR, encoded by the coding sequence ATGAGCGAGCTGCACCAAATACTGGAGTCTTATGGGCGTCAACGCGCTCTTGATTTCGATTTTGAGCGACCCGAGATCGAGGCCGCCGCTATGTATATGGCTGATGAAGATAGCGGTATCGGGTTTCTTTATTCTGGTTGGTGCCAAGCTGCTCTACCTCATCGACGGCTCCCTGACGACAAGGGCTGGCAGTTATCTAGTGACCAAGTGTGTCTTATTATTCAGCCTGGAATGAAACGAGGGAGCGAAGGTGAGCCTGTTCCTGTTGGAGTCCCTTATGGTAGCCGAGCGCGACTGATCCTAATCTACATGCAGTCTGAGGCTATTCGGACGAATTCACGAGATATCGAACTAGGGAAGAGTCTTCGTTCCTGGATGAACCGCATGGGAATTCCGATTGGGGGAAAAAACTTACAAATCGTAAGAGAACAGGCCGAGCGTTTATCTCGCTGCAGACTTTCCTTTGAGGTCGTGCGTGGAGCAGCTCGGGGGCTATCGAATCAAAGTATCGTGGACTCCGCCATATTTTTAGAAGCGGACGCAGACGGTAACAGCAATCAGCAATTCATGCAGAAAGCCCGGTTATCCGAAGGTTTTTTTGAGGGGCTTAAGAAGCATCCTGTGCCATTAGAAGAAGCCGCCATAAAAGCTCTTAGTAACAACAGTATGGCATTAGATATATATTGTTGGTTAGCCTATAGACTGCACTCCCTGACCTCGCCAACGCCCATATCATGGACAGCGCTTAAAATTCAGTTTGGGGCATCCTATAGTCAACTCAACAATTTCCGTAGTCGTTTTATCCCAAACTTAAACTTAGCACTTGCGGTCTATCCCCGGGCTCGTATCACCGAGATGGACCAGCGCAAGGGGTTAGTCCTGCATCCAACCCCCCCGCCGGTCAGGAAAAGATAA
- a CDS encoding methyltransferase, whose protein sequence is MSDRYHDQLSLFDTSALSSGGTADLFWGELAGEEGAAPVSASTPLIIPRTDYRLVGTRHLGATWKERARDNIAAIRLLAELEKEDRAATTAEQDVLIRFTGFGAGELANSLFPHGDDGFRAGWEDIGRALHDSTSDAERAGLMRATQYAHYTPELMVRSLWDMVTKMGFSGGRVLEPGCGTGLFIATRPEKLEGKMAFTGIENDSLTARIARALYPNQWIRQEDFTKTVPGERYELVIGNPPFSNRTVRGGDTIGRLRLSLHDYFIARSVEALRPGGIAVFVTSRHTMDKRDMTARAHIASIADLLGAVRLPQGAMKDEAGTEVVVDILVLRRRMVGDMPGDESWLETGEVADSNHGDGPLFINRYFLEHGEQVLGRHDWTTTQFGPDYTCAPIAGIVLDCALPDALARIAPDIRFPAPESCDFSTPVSRPRIGTAADGATLKEGSYYIENRVLHQIVGGVGVVVPIRRKGSTEGIFQKHARIMEALVPVRDATRAVLRAQMENRPYGRPQSDLRRAYTSFVRQFGPINLTNTTTRISEKTGVETETQRRPNLQPFLDDPDVWLVASIENYDAEKQVGAMGPIFSERVVHAPVEPEVHTALDALAVCLHETGGVEIPRVAELLGRSEAQAISELGDAIYLDPARSTNGRDVWVTADEALSGPVRTKLREAREAARTDVRYARNVTALEGVQPEDLRPSDITARLGAPWLPAADVSAFISEVIGVETTVRHTVEVAAWSLDTAPFRGKAEATSLWGTERRHAGELLNDALNQSIPKIWDVWRDENGEHRELNTKETEAAKEKLAAIRQAFHNWVWNDPDRSERLVRHYNDVYNNLVPRRFDGAHLTLPGASSVISLRAHQKRVIWRIIAAGSTYMAHAVGSGKTFSMVAAVMEQRRLGLVSKPLITVPGHCLAQMAREFLMLYPTARILVADETNFEKAKRQRFLARAATGAWDAIIITHDAFKFIPTPAEFERDLIAGQIASYEDLLESVDRDDALSRKRIEQMKEKMEARLEGLAARKDNLLHIGEIGIDQILVDEAQLFRKLSFATNQSDLKGVDPNGSQRAWDLFVKSRFIAQDNPERALVLASGSPITNTLGEMYTVQRFMQPVGLEERGLHEFDAWAANFGETRTELELQPSGLYKPVTRFSEFVNVADLMSMYRSFADVVLPDDLRQYVKLPLIRGGRREIVVAPSNDNFKAYQQTLAQRISAIENRTGRPKKGDDILLSVITDARHAGIDLRFVTPGMESDPLSKLNIMIGKVFEIWQATSDTRYVDPETGAPYDLPGAAQMIFSDLGTESALAKRGFSAYTWIRDELIRLGVPAEQIAFMQHYKKSAAKQRLFADMNSGRKRILIGSTATMGTGVNAQQRLKALHHLDVPWLVADIIQREGRIERQGNQNHEIEIYAYAQKGSVDATNWQMLERKQRFICLAMSGDRTIRRLEDIGAEANQFAMAKALASGDERLLKKAGLEAELARLERLHAAHYDDQFNVKRAIQTARRQIVAADAMIPKIEADIARRRSTRGEAFVLETARAAVGAREKAGAYLLSQVRMAERNGEEGEWKLGRIGGFDVMCEAREIHSVQAKKPKADVSLYMALEQGDAAIRLDDEVTPLGLVSRIEHLLLTFEAALENTIRERDGTIRRLPGYEARLGAPFAEQALLEEKREELEALEADLAATVVEGEAANDDTAQAGEDEAQAA, encoded by the coding sequence ATGAGTGACAGATATCACGACCAGCTCAGCCTGTTCGATACATCCGCCCTGAGCAGCGGGGGCACCGCAGACCTGTTCTGGGGTGAGCTTGCAGGCGAGGAGGGCGCGGCCCCCGTATCCGCGTCCACTCCCCTCATTATCCCGCGCACCGATTACCGTCTGGTCGGCACCCGCCACCTGGGGGCGACGTGGAAGGAGCGTGCGCGTGACAACATCGCGGCGATCCGCCTGCTGGCGGAACTGGAGAAGGAAGACCGCGCCGCCACGACGGCCGAACAGGATGTCCTGATCCGGTTTACCGGCTTCGGCGCGGGCGAACTGGCCAACTCGCTCTTCCCCCATGGGGATGATGGGTTCCGCGCCGGGTGGGAGGACATTGGCCGTGCTCTCCATGACAGCACGAGCGATGCCGAACGGGCCGGCCTCATGCGCGCCACCCAGTACGCCCACTACACCCCGGAACTCATGGTCCGTTCACTGTGGGACATGGTCACGAAGATGGGATTCTCGGGAGGACGCGTGCTGGAGCCAGGCTGCGGCACTGGCCTGTTCATCGCTACCCGTCCTGAAAAGCTGGAGGGGAAGATGGCCTTTACCGGCATCGAAAATGATTCCCTGACGGCGCGTATCGCGCGTGCGCTTTATCCGAACCAGTGGATCCGGCAGGAGGATTTCACGAAAACCGTTCCGGGCGAGCGTTACGAGCTGGTGATCGGCAACCCGCCATTTTCCAACCGCACCGTGCGGGGGGGCGACACGATCGGGCGGCTGCGCCTGTCGCTGCATGACTATTTCATCGCACGCTCCGTGGAGGCCCTGCGGCCCGGGGGTATCGCAGTGTTCGTGACATCACGCCATACGATGGACAAGCGCGACATGACGGCGCGCGCGCATATCGCTTCCATTGCTGACCTTCTGGGGGCGGTGCGCCTGCCGCAGGGAGCGATGAAGGATGAAGCCGGCACCGAGGTGGTCGTGGATATCCTTGTCCTGCGCCGTCGCATGGTGGGGGACATGCCGGGGGATGAAAGCTGGCTGGAGACGGGCGAGGTGGCCGACAGCAACCATGGTGACGGGCCGCTGTTCATCAACCGCTATTTCCTCGAACACGGTGAGCAGGTGCTGGGCCGTCATGACTGGACCACCACCCAGTTCGGCCCCGATTACACCTGCGCGCCGATCGCCGGGATTGTCCTGGATTGCGCGTTGCCGGACGCCCTGGCGCGCATAGCCCCCGACATCCGCTTCCCCGCGCCGGAAAGCTGCGATTTCTCAACTCCCGTATCGCGACCGCGTATCGGCACGGCAGCGGATGGCGCGACCCTCAAGGAGGGCAGCTACTACATTGAGAACCGCGTGCTGCACCAGATCGTGGGCGGCGTGGGGGTCGTGGTCCCGATCCGCCGGAAAGGCAGCACCGAGGGCATTTTCCAGAAGCATGCCCGGATCATGGAGGCGCTGGTTCCCGTGCGTGACGCCACACGGGCGGTGCTGCGCGCACAGATGGAGAACCGGCCCTACGGGAGGCCACAGTCCGACCTCAGGCGTGCCTATACCAGTTTTGTCCGCCAGTTCGGCCCGATCAACCTGACGAACACGACGACCCGTATCAGCGAGAAGACCGGCGTGGAGACCGAGACCCAGCGCCGCCCGAACCTCCAGCCATTTCTTGATGACCCGGACGTGTGGCTGGTGGCGTCGATCGAGAATTACGACGCCGAGAAGCAGGTCGGCGCCATGGGGCCGATTTTCTCGGAGCGGGTTGTCCATGCCCCTGTCGAGCCGGAAGTCCATACCGCCCTCGATGCCCTCGCCGTGTGCCTGCATGAGACGGGTGGGGTGGAGATCCCCCGCGTGGCGGAACTCCTTGGTCGCTCCGAGGCGCAGGCGATCAGCGAACTGGGGGATGCGATCTACCTTGACCCCGCACGAAGCACAAACGGGCGGGATGTATGGGTGACGGCGGACGAGGCGCTTTCCGGCCCCGTCCGCACCAAGCTTCGCGAGGCGCGGGAGGCGGCCCGGACCGACGTCCGCTACGCTCGCAACGTGACGGCGCTTGAGGGGGTCCAGCCCGAGGACCTGCGCCCGTCCGACATTACGGCACGACTGGGCGCGCCATGGCTCCCGGCTGCCGATGTGAGCGCCTTCATTTCCGAGGTGATCGGGGTCGAGACGACGGTGCGTCATACCGTCGAGGTTGCCGCATGGAGCCTGGATACCGCACCGTTCCGGGGCAAGGCCGAGGCGACGTCGCTATGGGGAACCGAGCGACGCCATGCGGGCGAACTGCTGAATGACGCGCTCAACCAGTCGATCCCGAAGATATGGGATGTGTGGCGTGATGAAAATGGCGAGCATCGCGAGCTGAACACGAAGGAGACGGAAGCGGCCAAGGAAAAGCTGGCCGCGATCAGGCAGGCTTTCCACAACTGGGTCTGGAATGATCCCGACCGCAGTGAACGCCTCGTGCGCCATTACAACGACGTCTACAACAATCTCGTGCCGCGCCGGTTCGATGGCGCGCACCTGACCCTGCCCGGCGCCAGTTCCGTCATATCGCTGCGCGCGCACCAGAAGCGGGTCATCTGGCGCATTATCGCGGCGGGCAGCACCTACATGGCCCATGCCGTAGGTTCGGGGAAAACCTTCTCCATGGTCGCCGCAGTCATGGAACAGCGCCGGTTGGGGCTGGTCAGCAAGCCCCTGATCACCGTGCCGGGGCACTGCCTCGCCCAGATGGCCCGTGAGTTCCTGATGCTTTACCCGACCGCGCGTATCCTGGTTGCGGATGAGACCAACTTCGAAAAGGCGAAGCGCCAGCGTTTCCTTGCCAGGGCGGCAACGGGAGCCTGGGACGCGATCATCATCACCCATGATGCGTTCAAGTTCATTCCCACGCCCGCCGAATTCGAGCGCGACCTCATCGCGGGGCAGATCGCTTCGTACGAGGATCTTCTGGAATCAGTGGATCGTGATGATGCGCTGTCGCGCAAGCGTATCGAGCAGATGAAGGAAAAGATGGAGGCCCGGCTGGAAGGACTGGCCGCGCGCAAGGACAATCTTCTGCATATCGGTGAGATCGGCATTGACCAGATCCTTGTCGATGAGGCGCAACTGTTCCGCAAGCTGTCGTTCGCCACCAACCAGTCCGACCTCAAGGGCGTCGACCCGAACGGTTCGCAGCGGGCCTGGGACCTGTTCGTGAAGTCGCGTTTCATCGCGCAGGACAACCCCGAGCGCGCCCTCGTCCTGGCATCGGGTTCCCCCATCACGAATACACTGGGCGAGATGTATACCGTGCAGCGGTTCATGCAGCCTGTCGGTCTTGAGGAACGCGGCCTGCATGAATTCGATGCATGGGCGGCGAATTTCGGGGAGACCCGCACGGAACTCGAACTGCAGCCCAGCGGCCTTTACAAGCCGGTCACGCGGTTTTCCGAGTTCGTCAATGTCGCCGATCTCATGTCGATGTATCGCAGCTTCGCCGACGTGGTGCTGCCTGATGACCTGCGCCAGTATGTGAAACTGCCCCTGATCCGGGGCGGTCGCCGCGAGATCGTGGTCGCCCCCTCGAATGACAATTTCAAGGCTTACCAGCAGACGCTGGCGCAGCGGATCAGCGCCATCGAGAACCGGACCGGCCGACCGAAGAAAGGCGACGACATCCTTCTGTCGGTGATTACCGATGCGCGGCACGCCGGGATCGACCTGCGTTTCGTGACGCCGGGAATGGAGAGTGACCCGCTCAGCAAGCTCAACATCATGATCGGGAAGGTCTTTGAAATCTGGCAGGCCACCTCGGACACCCGGTATGTCGATCCGGAAACCGGGGCGCCCTATGACCTGCCGGGTGCGGCGCAGATGATCTTTTCCGACCTGGGCACGGAAAGCGCGCTCGCAAAACGCGGGTTTTCCGCCTACACCTGGATACGCGACGAACTGATCCGGCTGGGTGTTCCGGCCGAGCAGATCGCGTTCATGCAGCACTATAAAAAATCGGCGGCCAAGCAGCGCCTTTTCGCGGACATGAATTCCGGCCGCAAGCGCATCCTGATCGGCTCGACCGCGACAATGGGAACGGGCGTCAACGCCCAGCAGCGCCTGAAGGCACTGCACCATCTCGATGTGCCCTGGCTGGTCGCTGACATCATCCAGCGCGAGGGCCGGATCGAGAGGCAGGGAAACCAGAACCACGAGATCGAGATTTACGCCTATGCCCAGAAAGGCTCGGTTGATGCCACGAACTGGCAGATGCTGGAGCGCAAGCAACGCTTCATCTGCCTCGCGATGTCCGGCGACCGCACCATCCGCCGCCTTGAGGACATTGGTGCCGAGGCCAACCAGTTCGCAATGGCGAAGGCATTGGCATCGGGCGATGAGCGCCTCCTGAAGAAAGCAGGTCTGGAGGCGGAACTGGCCCGCCTCGAACGCCTGCATGCAGCCCATTACGATGACCAGTTCAACGTGAAGCGCGCAATCCAGACGGCCCGGCGGCAGATTGTAGCCGCGGATGCGATGATTCCGAAGATCGAGGCGGATATCGCACGGCGTCGGTCGACAAGGGGGGAGGCGTTTGTTCTGGAAACCGCACGCGCGGCTGTCGGTGCACGGGAGAAGGCCGGGGCATATCTCCTGTCGCAGGTGCGTATGGCCGAGCGTAATGGTGAGGAAGGGGAATGGAAACTGGGCCGGATCGGCGGCTTTGACGTGATGTGCGAGGCGCGCGAGATACACAGCGTGCAGGCAAAGAAACCAAAGGCCGACGTGTCTCTCTACATGGCCCTTGAACAGGGAGATGCGGCCATCCGGCTCGACGACGAGGTGACGCCTTTGGGTCTGGTCTCGCGCATCGAGCATCTGTTGCTGACGTTCGAAGCCGCGCTGGAAAATACCATCCGCGAACGTGACGGGACGATCCGCCGCCTGCCGGGCTACGAAGCGCGTCTTGGGGCGCCTTTTGCCGAACAGGCCCTGCTGGAGGAAAAGCGCGAGGAACTCGAGGCGCTGGAAGCGGATCTGGCCGCGACCGTGGTCGAGGGAGAAGCAGCGAATGATGACACGGCTCAAGCCGGAGAGGACGAGGCACAGGCGGCCTGA
- a CDS encoding ParA family protein, giving the protein MPVIVFASSKGGVGKTTSAFTLASVLVANNAPTTLVDADPNLPIQKWAERFPTNRPSTLSVVPALGSDVADAVDTAKDPFVIVDLEGSRNVEVSVGLGRADLALIPMKGSQLDADEATNIIKLIKRQETVFRRRIPFRVFFAQTSPVIADKGMRDIQAQLEDAGIPMLKSSIVERAAFKAPFRLGGTIYDLSPKEVRNPASAIENAEHFATEVRDVLREEMGKH; this is encoded by the coding sequence ATGCCGGTCATAGTTTTCGCCAGCAGTAAAGGTGGGGTAGGGAAGACCACATCGGCTTTCACTTTGGCATCAGTGTTGGTAGCTAATAACGCTCCCACCACCCTTGTTGATGCCGACCCGAACCTACCCATCCAGAAATGGGCCGAGCGCTTCCCTACCAATCGCCCCTCAACCCTCTCGGTTGTTCCGGCACTTGGAAGCGACGTAGCTGACGCCGTAGACACCGCCAAGGACCCTTTCGTCATCGTAGATCTGGAAGGTAGTCGCAATGTCGAAGTAAGCGTTGGTCTGGGACGCGCAGACCTAGCTCTGATTCCGATGAAGGGCAGCCAGCTTGATGCCGACGAAGCGACAAACATTATCAAGTTGATTAAACGGCAAGAGACAGTCTTCCGCAGGCGCATTCCTTTCAGGGTATTCTTTGCGCAGACTTCACCGGTTATCGCAGACAAGGGCATGCGCGATATTCAGGCTCAGCTCGAAGATGCAGGGATACCTATGCTCAAATCATCTATAGTGGAACGTGCAGCCTTTAAGGCGCCGTTTCGCCTTGGCGGCACAATTTATGACTTGTCTCCGAAGGAGGTTCGGAACCCGGCCAGTGCAATAGAAAATGCGGAGCATTTCGCAACCGAGGTGCGTGATGTTTTGCGCGAAGAGATGGGAAAGCACTAA
- a CDS encoding WGR domain-containing protein: protein MASPVQMSLFPLCTYMRRIHPEKNEWRYYAMTVQPDLFGGAALLRRWGRIGSEGTTRLDLYTNEGEAANALAALVRHRKKRGYQVISCG, encoded by the coding sequence ATGGCGTCACCAGTCCAGATGTCGCTGTTCCCGCTCTGCACCTATATGCGGCGCATCCACCCTGAAAAGAACGAATGGCGCTACTATGCGATGACGGTCCAGCCTGATCTTTTTGGGGGAGCGGCCCTGCTACGACGATGGGGGCGTATTGGCTCGGAAGGCACGACCCGGCTCGATCTCTACACCAACGAAGGCGAGGCCGCGAATGCGCTGGCGGCACTTGTCCGCCACCGGAAGAAACGTGGGTATCAGGTCATATCCTGTGGCTGA
- a CDS encoding phosphoadenosine phosphosulfate reductase family protein: protein MIPDPRGYDHIIVALSGGKDSIASLIAALELGARPETIELWHHDVDGGGEGFMDWPSTPGYVRQIARAFRLPCYMSWRDGGILREMLRDGTPTAPVSFETPDGSMRRGGEGKPGRRLRFPQISGNLAVRWCSSVAKIDVAAMALRRQDRFLGRQTLFITGERAEESPGRARYAIFEPHRTDTRTSRRRPRHVDHWRPVHGWTEAMVWDSLRRHRIVPALPYRIGFGRLSCLGCIFMSADQAATFRLIAPDRFARFAAYEHAFGCTIRRDINLNALADRGRPFPAALQHPGLVRQALSPDWAGPVLTGHWCLPAGAFGESAGPG, encoded by the coding sequence GTGATCCCGGACCCACGGGGCTATGACCATATCATCGTGGCCCTCAGCGGTGGCAAGGACAGCATCGCGTCGCTGATCGCGGCACTGGAACTGGGGGCGCGGCCCGAAACCATCGAGCTGTGGCACCATGACGTGGACGGGGGAGGGGAGGGGTTCATGGACTGGCCCTCCACCCCGGGCTATGTCCGCCAGATCGCCCGCGCCTTCCGTCTGCCATGCTACATGTCCTGGCGTGACGGCGGCATCCTGCGGGAGATGCTGCGCGACGGCACGCCAACTGCCCCGGTCAGTTTCGAGACCCCGGACGGGAGCATGCGCAGGGGTGGGGAGGGGAAACCGGGCCGACGCCTGCGCTTTCCCCAGATCAGCGGGAACCTCGCCGTGCGCTGGTGCAGCAGTGTCGCCAAGATCGACGTCGCCGCCATGGCGCTACGCAGGCAGGACCGGTTCCTCGGTCGCCAGACGCTGTTCATCACCGGGGAGCGCGCGGAAGAAAGCCCCGGTCGCGCGCGCTACGCCATCTTCGAGCCACATCGCACGGATACCCGTACCAGCCGGCGTCGACCCCGCCATGTCGATCACTGGCGTCCGGTTCACGGATGGACCGAGGCGATGGTGTGGGACAGTCTCAGGCGGCACCGCATCGTGCCAGCCCTGCCATACCGGATCGGCTTTGGCCGGCTGTCCTGCCTTGGCTGCATTTTCATGTCAGCCGACCAGGCTGCGACCTTCCGCCTCATCGCGCCCGATCGTTTTGCGCGCTTCGCCGCATACGAACATGCCTTCGGCTGCACGATACGGCGCGACATCAACCTGAATGCCCTTGCCGATCGGGGGCGCCCGTTCCCTGCTGCCCTGCAGCATCCCGGCCTGGTCCGGCAGGCCCTCTCGCCCGACTGGGCAGGCCCGGTGCTGACCGGGCATTGGTGCTTGCCCGCAGGGGCTTTCGGCGAGAGCGCCGGACCGGGTTAG
- a CDS encoding ParB/RepB/Spo0J family partition protein, whose product MTMELREAVDPKTLHVNPDNPRKAAVPVEEDRRLALNIKSVGLIHPPLVREAEDGTLTIIAGHRRVRCAIMAKQKAIPVFVTSADEALDALVAASENMVRQGMSEPDQWRAVSRMRSEQDMKDNAICRALMVTPAYLKRLDLLAHLHPPILDAIELGIGPDGVDRKAIAKAPPEEQARVWAEIWAESAGEGTDPAEYRMMVDDGQYMAWDDMARALSTDEFYARDARFDDAMARKHGIIWEEDLFGEGGQDNRYTRDARAYASAQREVMEADLPPNGDIVPADDYGYPTLPENGFPVQSWQDPQDGDRVAVYLHPVTLKVCEKAFRLRAPVQDAASGNGLSTPIVEKPRERADISGTGLKMIGEIRTQALHQALDGAAGAVDPWDLVGALLLALGCGNVTVKNDTSHTSYHQPTARDNALAALFPEGHLVRDPALLRHHAMTVVRSIANCDVSPYDGSGPQALLLGVLFGADSYMPNMANEEFLKTYSKPGITKALKVEGLAELQTGKLMRAALMNHVGEGGHWVPDAAGFATALEQWTQKLDRRRGIIGWMNDHADGGEETEETDIGSEADANANADAVAGEGDGVVETALPNAAAPEMAQAA is encoded by the coding sequence ATGACCATGGAACTGCGCGAAGCCGTTGACCCGAAAACCCTGCATGTGAACCCGGATAACCCTCGCAAGGCGGCCGTACCGGTTGAGGAAGACCGCAGGCTGGCGCTCAACATCAAATCCGTTGGCCTGATCCATCCCCCGCTCGTGCGTGAAGCGGAAGACGGGACGCTGACGATCATCGCGGGGCATCGCCGCGTGCGGTGCGCCATCATGGCGAAGCAGAAAGCCATCCCGGTTTTCGTGACATCGGCCGATGAGGCGCTGGATGCGCTGGTCGCGGCGTCGGAGAACATGGTCCGCCAGGGTATGAGCGAGCCGGACCAGTGGCGCGCGGTGAGCCGGATGCGCAGCGAGCAGGACATGAAGGATAACGCCATCTGCAGGGCGCTGATGGTGACGCCGGCCTACCTGAAGCGCCTGGACCTGCTGGCGCACCTGCATCCCCCGATCCTTGATGCCATTGAACTGGGCATTGGCCCCGATGGTGTGGACCGCAAGGCGATCGCGAAAGCGCCACCCGAGGAACAGGCCCGTGTCTGGGCGGAAATATGGGCGGAGAGCGCGGGCGAGGGCACCGATCCCGCCGAATACCGGATGATGGTGGATGACGGACAGTACATGGCCTGGGATGATATGGCCCGGGCGCTTTCGACTGACGAATTCTACGCCCGTGATGCGCGGTTCGACGACGCCATGGCCAGGAAGCATGGCATCATCTGGGAGGAAGACCTTTTCGGGGAAGGTGGGCAGGATAACCGCTATACCCGCGATGCCCGCGCCTACGCGTCCGCCCAGCGTGAAGTGATGGAGGCGGACCTGCCACCCAATGGCGACATCGTGCCTGCCGACGATTATGGATATCCGACCCTGCCCGAGAACGGCTTTCCCGTGCAGTCCTGGCAGGACCCGCAGGATGGTGATCGCGTTGCGGTGTATCTCCATCCCGTGACGCTGAAGGTTTGCGAGAAAGCATTTCGGCTCCGCGCGCCAGTTCAGGATGCCGCATCGGGAAATGGTCTTTCCACCCCGATCGTGGAAAAGCCGCGTGAGCGGGCCGATATATCAGGAACGGGCCTGAAAATGATCGGCGAGATCCGTACGCAGGCCCTGCACCAGGCGCTGGACGGGGCGGCTGGTGCCGTTGATCCATGGGATCTTGTAGGCGCACTCCTTCTGGCGTTGGGTTGCGGCAACGTGACGGTGAAGAATGACACCAGCCATACCAGCTATCACCAGCCCACCGCCCGCGATAATGCGCTGGCCGCGCTGTTTCCCGAGGGGCACCTGGTGCGCGACCCGGCGCTGCTGCGCCATCATGCGATGACGGTAGTGCGGAGCATCGCGAACTGCGACGTCAGCCCATACGACGGCAGCGGCCCGCAGGCGCTCCTGCTGGGCGTCCTGTTCGGCGCGGACAGCTACATGCCGAACATGGCGAACGAGGAGTTCCTGAAGACCTACAGTAAGCCGGGCATCACCAAAGCACTCAAGGTCGAGGGACTGGCCGAACTTCAGACGGGCAAGCTCATGCGTGCGGCGCTCATGAACCATGTGGGCGAAGGCGGGCACTGGGTGCCCGATGCGGCGGGCTTTGCCACGGCGCTGGAACAATGGACGCAAAAGCTGGACCGGCGGCGTGGAATCATCGGCTGGATGAATGACCATGCCGATGGTGGGGAGGAGACGGAAGAGACGGACATCGGTTCCGAGGCTGACGCCAACGCAAACGCTGACGCGGTAGCCGGGGAAGGGGACGGGGTGGTGGAGACAGCGTTGCCCAATGCAGCCGCACCCGAAATGGCGCAGGCTGCATGA
- a CDS encoding DNA/RNA non-specific endonuclease, with the protein MLRCIAFVCVLAMGLLLPLSSSVRAEPASCPQFGVGGQLPALVDPKLAPRTTLLCNEVYASLNSGLVHEPLWSAEHLTRADIEQARDLGRITERFHADPRLPSGDGAELSDYRRSGYDRGHMTPSGEAPDAVAQEQTFSLANVVPQTPELNEGIWTGVEMAVRTLAMREGELYVVTGPAFHGSTQGIGRDVSVPTSTWKAVYDPVANGAGVYVCKNNEQPTCAFVSVATLIRVVGVDPFPALPDDVKVNAMALPEPEASPYTPRSH; encoded by the coding sequence ATGTTGCGTTGTATCGCGTTTGTCTGTGTGCTGGCGATGGGGCTTCTGCTTCCCCTGTCATCTTCCGTGCGGGCGGAACCCGCCTCCTGTCCGCAGTTTGGCGTCGGGGGACAGCTCCCGGCACTGGTTGATCCGAAGCTCGCGCCCCGCACGACGCTCCTGTGCAACGAGGTGTATGCCTCCCTCAATTCGGGCCTCGTGCATGAACCCTTGTGGTCCGCCGAGCACCTGACACGGGCGGACATCGAACAGGCCCGCGACCTTGGGCGGATTACCGAGCGTTTTCATGCCGATCCCCGCCTGCCATCGGGGGACGGGGCGGAGCTTTCCGACTATCGGCGTTCGGGTTACGATCGCGGCCACATGACCCCTTCCGGTGAAGCGCCGGACGCGGTGGCCCAGGAGCAGACATTTTCGCTTGCGAATGTCGTGCCGCAGACCCCGGAGCTTAACGAAGGGATCTGGACAGGTGTGGAAATGGCGGTCAGGACACTCGCGATGCGTGAAGGTGAGCTTTACGTGGTCACCGGTCCTGCCTTTCACGGCAGCACGCAGGGTATCGGACGTGATGTATCTGTCCCGACATCCACATGGAAGGCAGTGTATGACCCGGTTGCCAATGGTGCGGGGGTCTATGTCTGCAAGAACAACGAACAGCCCACCTGCGCGTTCGTGAGTGTCGCGACGCTGATCCGGGTTGTTGGCGTGGACCCGTTCCCGGCCCTGCCGGACGATGTGAAGGTCAACGCCATGGCCCTGCCTGAACCGGAAGCCAGCCCTTACACTCCCCGGTCACATTGA